One Amycolatopsis tolypomycina DNA segment encodes these proteins:
- a CDS encoding branched-chain amino acid ABC transporter permease, with the protein MQDFFDLTLGGISAGAVYAALGLALVIIYRATRVVNFAQPALALISTYLAYSVTKATGSYWLGFAVAIVAGTVLGVATERLLIRPLRHRSELSSIIVTLGLLLVLQAIAGMIWSNEPLAFPYAFDFRGRFSANDLFVVLVVLAIAALVLVVFKYTPLGLRMRAAAFAPEVARTLGVRVGLMLTAGWGLAAAVGSLAGLLATPPFLFPNVLDGVFVYALTAAVLGGLDNPLGTIAGGFVLGVGLSYVSGYFGPEMVTIAALAILVVVLTLRPSGLFGRAKVRRV; encoded by the coding sequence ATGCAGGACTTCTTCGACCTGACCCTCGGCGGGATCTCGGCCGGCGCGGTGTACGCGGCGCTCGGGCTCGCCCTGGTCATCATCTACCGGGCCACCAGGGTGGTGAACTTCGCGCAACCCGCCCTCGCCCTGATCTCGACCTACCTCGCGTACTCGGTGACGAAGGCGACCGGCAGCTACTGGCTGGGGTTCGCCGTCGCGATCGTCGCCGGGACCGTGCTGGGGGTCGCCACCGAACGGCTGCTCATCCGGCCGCTGCGGCACCGCTCCGAGCTCAGCTCGATCATCGTGACCCTCGGGCTCCTGCTGGTGCTGCAGGCGATCGCGGGGATGATCTGGTCCAACGAGCCGCTGGCGTTCCCGTACGCCTTCGACTTCCGCGGCCGGTTCTCCGCCAACGACCTGTTCGTCGTCCTCGTCGTGCTCGCGATCGCCGCGCTGGTGCTGGTGGTGTTCAAGTACACGCCGCTGGGCCTGCGGATGCGGGCGGCCGCGTTCGCCCCGGAAGTGGCGAGGACGCTCGGGGTGCGGGTCGGGCTGATGCTCACCGCGGGCTGGGGCCTGGCCGCCGCCGTCGGCTCGCTGGCCGGCCTGCTGGCCACCCCGCCGTTCCTCTTCCCGAACGTGCTGGACGGCGTCTTCGTCTACGCGCTCACCGCGGCGGTGCTCGGCGGCCTCGACAACCCGCTGGGCACCATCGCCGGCGGGTTCGTCCTCGGTGTCGGACTGTCCTATGTGTCCGGCTACTTCGGACCGGAGATGGTGACGATCGCCGCGCTGGCCATCCTGGTGGTCGTGCTGACGCTGCGGCCCAGCGGGCTGTTCGGCCGGGCCAAGGTGAGGCGGGTATGA
- a CDS encoding TetR/AcrR family transcriptional regulator, with translation MSVREKVVRAAVRLFAEKGFEATTVREIVEEAGVTKGGLYHYFESKDDLLFEIYAAMLRMQTRRMVTIAESDLPLPERLHAIIADVVVTSIADLDAATVFFQSFPLLEKSKQVQVRAERRTYHERVRDLVAEGQLSGVFRADVPADLVINYHFGAIHRLGMWYHADGELSGEQVGKHFADLMLRSLRP, from the coding sequence ATGAGTGTCAGGGAGAAGGTTGTCCGGGCGGCCGTGCGCCTGTTCGCCGAGAAGGGCTTCGAGGCGACGACGGTCCGGGAGATCGTCGAGGAGGCCGGCGTCACCAAGGGCGGGCTGTACCACTACTTCGAGTCCAAGGACGACCTGCTCTTCGAGATCTACGCGGCGATGCTGCGGATGCAGACGCGGCGGATGGTGACGATCGCCGAGTCGGACCTGCCGCTGCCGGAGCGCCTGCACGCGATCATCGCCGACGTCGTGGTCACGAGCATCGCCGACCTCGACGCGGCGACGGTGTTCTTCCAGTCGTTCCCGCTGCTGGAGAAGTCGAAGCAGGTCCAGGTGCGCGCGGAGCGGCGGACCTACCACGAGCGGGTGCGCGACCTGGTCGCCGAGGGCCAGCTTTCGGGGGTCTTCCGCGCCGACGTCCCCGCCGACCTGGTGATCAACTACCACTTCGGCGCGATCCACCGGCTCGGCATGTGGTACCACGCCGACGGCGAGCTGTCGGGGGAGCAGGTGGGGAAGCACTTCGCGGACCTGATGCTGCGCAGCCTCCGTCCTTAG
- a CDS encoding ABC transporter substrate-binding protein translates to MPQRASTRRLAVPALVALVAVLLTGCSQLKGSSTAGAVEKPSIRVAILTTVDLAPLWLAQEGGFFKAEGLEVQTDVGASGQETLSRMTSGQDDLALSTYTLFFLAKSSGAADVKLVTDGTSASPRSNEVVTVPNSPVKTIKDLEGKRIAISSKNAASDVLTRSVMRDHGVDPGKVQWVPMPLPEMSGALAQGRIDAAYQPEPFLTQAARTAGAYPVIDAASGSTQNFPLTGYGATAKWVQENPKTLKAFQRAMLNATRAAVDRARIEPLVVRNAKVDQDVASLMVMPAFGSTLDARRIQRVPDLLQQLGVVQTRIDASSMIAPQTGTG, encoded by the coding sequence ATGCCCCAACGCGCCTCGACCCGTCGGCTCGCAGTGCCCGCCCTGGTCGCCCTGGTCGCCGTCCTGCTGACCGGCTGCAGCCAGCTGAAGGGCTCGTCGACCGCCGGCGCCGTCGAAAAGCCGTCGATCCGGGTCGCGATCCTCACCACCGTCGACCTCGCGCCGCTGTGGCTGGCCCAGGAGGGCGGGTTCTTCAAAGCGGAGGGCCTCGAGGTGCAGACCGACGTCGGCGCCAGCGGCCAGGAGACGCTGAGCCGGATGACGAGCGGCCAGGACGACCTCGCGCTGTCCACCTACACCCTGTTCTTCCTGGCCAAGAGCAGCGGCGCCGCCGACGTCAAGCTGGTGACCGACGGGACGTCGGCGAGCCCGCGCAGCAACGAGGTCGTCACCGTGCCGAACTCGCCGGTGAAGACGATCAAGGACCTCGAAGGCAAGCGGATCGCCATCAGCTCGAAGAACGCCGCTTCGGACGTGCTGACCCGGTCGGTGATGCGCGACCACGGCGTCGACCCCGGCAAGGTGCAGTGGGTCCCGATGCCGCTGCCGGAGATGAGCGGCGCGCTCGCCCAGGGCCGGATCGACGCCGCCTACCAGCCGGAACCGTTCCTCACCCAGGCCGCCCGGACGGCCGGTGCCTACCCGGTGATCGACGCCGCCAGCGGCAGCACCCAGAACTTCCCGCTCACCGGCTACGGCGCCACCGCCAAGTGGGTCCAGGAGAACCCGAAGACGCTGAAGGCGTTCCAGCGCGCGATGCTCAACGCCACGCGCGCCGCGGTCGACCGGGCCCGGATCGAGCCGCTCGTCGTCCGCAACGCCAAGGTGGACCAGGACGTCGCCAGCCTGATGGTGATGCCCGCCTTCGGGTCTACTTTGGACGCCCGGCGCATCCAGCGGGTGCCCGACCTGCTGCAGCAGCTCGGTGTGGTCCAGACGAGGATCGACGCTTCGTCGATGATCGCGCCGCAGACCGGCACCGGCTGA
- a CDS encoding MFS transporter — protein MGTSEFMLAGLVPGVAAALDVSVAQAGYLTSAFAAGMVAGAPLMAALARRWRRRTALRAFLALFVAAHVAGGLTTSFGVLLGTRVAAALANAGFLAVALTAAAGLVPPEKTGRALAVLLGGTTLACVAGIPGGALLDAAFGWRSALWVVAALCLPALAGVSRVADTPAGGTADLRSELRELRRLPAVLVLGALVNAATFGVFTFLAPIADGVAPVPVVLAAFGIGCFAGVTVAGRLADRWPGRVISLGGALLLAGWVALALTTDALVVLAFTQGALSFAVGGTVITRILREATGAPTMAGSYATAALNVGATAGPVLAGLADPFRVAAALVAAALAVHALRRRT, from the coding sequence ATGGGCACGTCCGAATTCATGCTCGCCGGGCTCGTTCCCGGCGTCGCCGCCGCGCTCGACGTCTCCGTCGCGCAGGCCGGGTACCTCACCTCCGCCTTCGCCGCCGGGATGGTCGCCGGGGCGCCGCTCATGGCCGCCCTCGCCCGGCGCTGGCGACGCCGGACCGCACTGCGCGCCTTCCTCGCCCTCTTCGTCGCCGCGCACGTCGCCGGGGGCCTGACGACCTCCTTCGGCGTCCTGCTCGGGACGCGGGTGGCCGCCGCGCTCGCCAACGCCGGCTTCCTCGCCGTCGCCCTGACCGCGGCCGCCGGGCTCGTGCCGCCGGAGAAGACCGGGCGCGCCCTCGCCGTGCTGCTCGGGGGCACCACCCTCGCCTGCGTCGCGGGGATTCCCGGCGGCGCGCTGCTCGACGCCGCGTTCGGCTGGCGCTCCGCCCTCTGGGTCGTCGCCGCGCTGTGCCTGCCCGCGTTGGCAGGCGTGTCCCGCGTCGCCGACACCCCGGCGGGCGGCACGGCCGATCTGCGAAGCGAACTCCGGGAACTCCGCCGCCTGCCCGCTGTCCTCGTGCTCGGCGCGCTCGTCAACGCCGCCACCTTCGGCGTCTTCACCTTCCTGGCCCCGATCGCCGACGGCGTCGCACCGGTGCCGGTGGTGCTCGCCGCCTTCGGGATCGGGTGCTTCGCCGGCGTGACGGTGGCGGGGCGGCTCGCCGACCGGTGGCCCGGCCGGGTCATCTCCCTCGGCGGTGCGCTGCTGCTCGCCGGCTGGGTCGCGCTGGCCCTCACCACGGACGCGCTCGTGGTCCTCGCTTTCACGCAGGGCGCGTTGTCCTTCGCAGTCGGCGGCACGGTGATCACGCGGATCCTCCGGGAAGCCACCGGCGCCCCGACCATGGCGGGCTCCTACGCGACCGCGGCGCTCAACGTCGGCGCGACGGCGGGCCCGGTGCTCGCGGGGTTGGCCGACCCGTTCCGGGTCGCCGCGGCACTCGTGGCGGCGGCGCTGGCCGTTCACGCCCTCCGGCGCCGGACGTAG
- a CDS encoding sensor histidine kinase has translation MTTRLRECWSAVRYLVIGAGTSLLSMLALTGLFAVLLLCPFGVGIPSLAPAIRLARRPVGVDRRQAARHLGEPIPEPYRDGSPLKDPATRRDLAWLALHAATGTILGALAFGLPLGALQQVVFAFVWPTVPGGIEGSFGLVVNSWPMAALSVLTGVAMAALSLLLPRVARWKARLARRLLSPAPGVVLADRVAELTATRAAALEAHGAELRRIERDLHDGTQARIAAVVLQLGIAGQLYDRDPATARDLLVKAQDTATDALAELRTVVRSIHPPLLSERGLAGAVRALAERSPVPAAVDVEHETHRPAAVEAAAYFVVAEALANVTKHADASRVDIKLGGTASVLALEIRDDGRGGATESAGSGLAGIRRRAEAFDGTLTLTSPPGGPTVLRVELPCGS, from the coding sequence GTGACGACCCGCTTGCGCGAGTGCTGGTCGGCGGTGCGTTACCTGGTGATCGGCGCCGGCACGTCGCTGCTTTCGATGCTCGCCCTCACCGGGCTGTTCGCCGTGCTGCTGCTGTGCCCGTTCGGCGTCGGGATCCCGTCGCTGGCGCCCGCGATCCGGCTGGCGCGGCGGCCGGTCGGGGTCGACCGCCGCCAGGCCGCGCGGCACCTCGGCGAGCCGATCCCCGAGCCCTACCGCGACGGCTCCCCGCTGAAGGACCCGGCGACCCGCCGCGACCTCGCGTGGCTGGCGCTCCACGCCGCGACCGGGACGATCCTGGGTGCGCTGGCGTTCGGCCTGCCGCTGGGCGCGCTCCAGCAGGTCGTCTTCGCCTTCGTCTGGCCGACGGTCCCCGGCGGGATCGAAGGCTCCTTCGGCCTGGTGGTGAACTCGTGGCCGATGGCCGCGTTGAGCGTGCTCACCGGGGTCGCGATGGCCGCCCTGTCGCTTCTGCTGCCGCGCGTCGCCCGGTGGAAGGCGCGGCTCGCGCGGCGGCTGCTCTCCCCCGCCCCGGGTGTCGTGCTGGCGGACCGCGTCGCCGAGCTGACCGCGACCCGGGCGGCGGCGCTGGAGGCGCACGGGGCCGAGCTGCGCCGCATCGAGCGTGACCTGCACGACGGCACGCAGGCGCGGATCGCGGCGGTCGTGCTCCAGCTGGGCATCGCCGGCCAGCTGTACGACCGCGACCCCGCCACCGCGCGCGACCTGCTGGTCAAGGCCCAGGACACGGCGACCGACGCGCTGGCCGAGCTGCGCACGGTCGTCCGCAGCATCCACCCGCCGCTGCTGAGCGAGCGTGGCCTGGCCGGGGCGGTGCGCGCGCTCGCCGAGCGCAGCCCGGTGCCGGCCGCGGTCGACGTCGAGCACGAGACCCACCGCCCGGCCGCGGTCGAGGCCGCCGCGTACTTCGTCGTCGCCGAGGCGCTGGCCAACGTCACCAAGCACGCCGACGCGTCCCGAGTGGACATCAAGCTCGGGGGCACGGCTTCGGTGCTGGCCCTGGAAATCCGCGACGACGGCCGCGGCGGCGCGACCGAGTCCGCCGGCAGCGGGCTGGCCGGCATCCGCCGCCGCGCCGAGGCTTTCGACGGAACCCTGACCCTGACCAGCCCACCCGGTGGGCCGACCGTGCTGCGAGTGGAGCTGCCATGCGGGTCGTGA
- a CDS encoding ABC transporter substrate-binding protein — MRTTRYGAGFLALALALTACGGAGESDGGGQQAATDSAVGVTKDTVVIGTHQPLTGPAAPGYSKISAGARAVYQAINDGGGINGRKIDYKVEDDGYNPTKTVEVVKKLVLQDKVFAIVGGLGTPTHSKVVDYLNSEGVPDLLVSSGALAWDNPQKAPMTFGYQVDYTREGKIQGKYVKDTFAGKKVGYFTQNDDVGRDTQAGLDQFVKDQVVVKQGYDSANTDVTPQLSALKAAGAEVVVCACIPAFTALAILAAAKIGYKPQFVVSSIGADPATLSGLLQDFAKRGGASVSSGQLLAGLIGTGYLPDVAQTSDPWVAYFKGVHDKYIPKEPFTNTVLFGMVQAYTFGQALKAAGPDPTRQKVVDAMSSGSLKGPGLTPFGFSKDSHAGYTGAYVFKINPDVTTTVVQPPAVTDRGTGAITPYAGERATPEQVNLVSK; from the coding sequence ATGAGAACCACTAGGTACGGCGCGGGGTTCCTCGCCCTCGCCTTGGCGCTGACCGCGTGCGGCGGCGCGGGGGAGAGCGACGGCGGCGGGCAGCAGGCCGCCACCGACTCGGCCGTCGGCGTCACCAAAGACACTGTCGTCATCGGCACCCACCAGCCGCTCACCGGCCCGGCCGCGCCCGGGTACAGCAAGATCTCCGCCGGGGCCCGCGCGGTGTACCAGGCGATCAACGACGGCGGCGGGATCAACGGCCGCAAGATCGACTACAAGGTGGAGGACGACGGCTACAACCCGACGAAGACCGTCGAGGTCGTCAAGAAGCTCGTCCTGCAGGACAAGGTCTTCGCGATCGTCGGCGGCCTGGGGACGCCGACGCACTCGAAGGTCGTCGACTACCTGAACTCCGAAGGCGTGCCCGACCTGCTGGTGTCGTCGGGCGCGCTCGCCTGGGACAACCCGCAGAAGGCGCCGATGACCTTCGGGTACCAGGTGGACTACACCCGGGAAGGCAAGATCCAGGGCAAGTACGTCAAGGACACCTTCGCGGGCAAGAAGGTCGGCTACTTCACGCAGAACGACGACGTCGGCCGCGACACCCAGGCCGGGCTCGACCAGTTCGTCAAGGACCAGGTCGTCGTCAAGCAGGGCTACGACAGCGCCAACACCGACGTGACGCCGCAGCTGTCGGCGCTCAAGGCGGCCGGCGCCGAGGTCGTCGTCTGCGCGTGCATCCCGGCGTTCACCGCGCTGGCGATCCTGGCCGCGGCGAAGATCGGGTACAAGCCGCAGTTCGTGGTCAGCAGCATCGGCGCGGACCCGGCGACGCTGTCCGGGCTGCTGCAGGACTTCGCCAAGCGCGGCGGCGCCAGCGTCTCCAGCGGGCAGCTGCTGGCCGGGCTGATCGGCACCGGGTACCTGCCGGACGTGGCCCAGACGTCGGACCCGTGGGTGGCCTACTTCAAGGGCGTCCACGACAAGTACATCCCGAAGGAGCCGTTCACCAACACCGTCCTGTTCGGCATGGTGCAGGCCTACACGTTCGGACAGGCGCTCAAGGCGGCCGGCCCGGATCCGACGCGGCAGAAGGTCGTCGACGCGATGAGCTCGGGCTCGTTGAAGGGGCCTGGCCTGACGCCGTTCGGGTTCTCGAAGGACTCGCACGCCGGCTACACGGGCGCGTACGTGTTCAAGATCAACCCGGACGTGACGACGACGGTGGTCCAGCCACCCGCCGTGACCGACCGCGGGACGGGCGCGATCACGCCGTACGCCGGTGAGCGGGCCACTCCGGAGCAGGTCAACCTGGTGAGCAAGTGA
- a CDS encoding serine hydrolase domain-containing protein produces MPLDCPPGTAISYSSVGYNVLGRIVEVVTGQTWDAALRDRLCTPLGLAHTVTLPEEALRFRVAMGHLGAPGTDPDPAPVWNPLPRSAGPYGGVLCATAADVLRLARMHLDGGTAPDGTRVLRPETVAAMRRRETGCPDKWTVDSDGWGLGWTLYDWDGTPGFGHDGATIGQYGFLRVVPEAGVAVVLLTNGGGARRLYSDLFRELLGELAGVRVPAPFGPPAEPVGARLGERAGTYRREGVEITVAERDGVPHLRYAFVDGMAGLAPAIETDLVAVSETVFAGRADGAFSDDWLPVVFSELTDGTGCVYVGMRATPKIA; encoded by the coding sequence GTGCCGCTCGACTGTCCACCCGGGACGGCCATCTCCTACAGCAGCGTCGGCTACAACGTCCTCGGCCGGATCGTCGAAGTGGTCACCGGGCAGACCTGGGACGCCGCCCTGCGCGACCGGCTCTGCACGCCGCTCGGCCTGGCGCACACGGTGACGCTCCCCGAAGAGGCGCTCCGCTTCCGCGTCGCCATGGGCCACCTCGGCGCGCCGGGCACCGACCCCGACCCGGCGCCGGTGTGGAACCCGCTGCCGCGGTCGGCCGGGCCGTACGGCGGCGTCCTGTGCGCCACCGCGGCCGACGTCCTGCGCCTGGCCCGGATGCACCTCGACGGCGGCACCGCGCCCGACGGAACCCGGGTGCTGCGCCCGGAAACCGTCGCCGCGATGCGGCGGCGCGAGACCGGCTGTCCCGACAAGTGGACGGTCGACTCCGACGGCTGGGGCCTCGGCTGGACGCTCTACGACTGGGACGGCACCCCCGGCTTCGGCCACGACGGCGCCACGATCGGCCAGTACGGCTTCCTGCGCGTGGTCCCGGAAGCCGGGGTGGCGGTCGTGCTGCTGACCAACGGCGGCGGCGCGCGGCGGCTGTACTCGGACCTCTTCCGGGAGCTGCTCGGCGAGCTGGCCGGTGTCCGCGTGCCCGCGCCGTTCGGCCCGCCCGCGGAGCCGGTCGGGGCCCGCCTCGGCGAGCGGGCCGGCACCTACCGGCGGGAGGGCGTCGAGATCACCGTGGCGGAGCGCGACGGCGTCCCGCACCTGCGGTACGCGTTCGTCGACGGCATGGCCGGCCTGGCGCCGGCGATCGAGACCGACCTCGTCGCCGTGTCCGAGACGGTGTTCGCCGGGCGGGCCGACGGCGCCTTCAGCGACGACTGGCTGCCGGTCGTGTTCTCGGAGCTGACCGACGGCACCGGCTGCGTCTACGTCGGCATGCGGGCGACGCCGAAGATCGCCTGA
- a CDS encoding ABC transporter ATP-binding protein, whose amino-acid sequence MLEIEDLSVAYGPVRALDGVGITVERGGITAVLGANGAGKTTLLRTISGLHPAREGRITWDGTELTGLAPDRIARGGVAHVPEGGGVITELTVDENLRLGALWRRDRADRAAARKEMYELFPALEERSAKPASTLSGGERQMLAIGRALMSRPGLLLLDEPSLGLAPLITARIMGILRDLRASTGLTVVLVEQNAHSALSIADRGYVLALGRVVAVDTAAELLADDGLRHAYLGF is encoded by the coding sequence GTGCTTGAGATCGAAGACCTCTCCGTCGCCTACGGCCCGGTCCGCGCGCTCGACGGCGTCGGCATCACCGTCGAGCGCGGCGGGATCACCGCCGTGCTCGGGGCCAACGGCGCCGGCAAGACCACCCTGCTGCGCACGATCAGCGGCCTGCACCCCGCCCGCGAGGGCCGGATCACCTGGGACGGCACGGAACTCACCGGGCTGGCGCCGGACCGGATCGCGCGCGGCGGCGTCGCGCACGTGCCCGAAGGCGGCGGCGTCATCACCGAGCTCACCGTCGACGAAAACCTCCGGCTGGGCGCGCTCTGGCGGCGCGACCGCGCCGACCGGGCCGCCGCGCGCAAGGAGATGTACGAGCTCTTCCCCGCGCTGGAAGAACGTTCGGCGAAACCCGCCTCGACGCTCTCCGGCGGCGAGCGGCAGATGCTCGCCATCGGCCGGGCCCTGATGAGCAGGCCGGGGCTGCTGCTGCTCGACGAGCCTTCGCTCGGGCTCGCGCCGCTCATCACCGCCCGGATCATGGGCATCCTGCGTGACCTGCGGGCGTCCACCGGGCTCACGGTCGTGCTCGTCGAGCAGAACGCGCACTCCGCGCTGTCCATCGCCGACCGCGGGTACGTCCTCGCGCTCGGCCGGGTCGTGGCCGTCGACACCGCGGCGGAACTGCTGGCCGACGACGGCCTCCGCCACGCCTACCTGGGTTTCTGA
- a CDS encoding ABC transporter ATP-binding protein encodes MTPPGEDLLVVDGLTVRFGGLTALHDVHLSVAAGTVVGVIGPNGAGKTTLFNVVCGFVRPQAGRVVWRGRPLVRHRPEHLARLGIVRTLQGLGLFPGLTVLENVMAGAGRHARTGLLPALAGAGRSARDEAELAGRARETLGELGIADLAGRLPGVLPYGVRKRVALARALVAEPDLLLLDEPASGLSATELVELSTLIVSLRRQMAVVLVEHHMDLVMEVCDQVVVLNFGEVIAAGPPARIQADPRVAEAYLGDPAEEVSGA; translated from the coding sequence ATGACGCCTCCCGGCGAAGACTTGCTCGTGGTCGACGGCCTCACCGTGCGCTTCGGCGGTCTCACTGCCCTGCACGACGTCCACCTGAGCGTCGCCGCCGGCACCGTCGTCGGCGTCATCGGGCCCAACGGCGCGGGCAAGACGACGCTGTTCAACGTCGTCTGCGGCTTCGTCCGGCCCCAGGCGGGCCGCGTCGTGTGGCGCGGGCGGCCGCTGGTCCGCCACCGGCCGGAACACCTGGCCCGGCTCGGGATCGTCCGGACGTTGCAGGGGCTCGGCCTGTTCCCGGGGCTGACGGTGCTGGAGAACGTGATGGCCGGCGCGGGCCGTCACGCTCGGACCGGCCTGCTCCCCGCCCTCGCCGGCGCCGGGCGCTCGGCGCGCGACGAAGCCGAGCTCGCCGGCCGCGCCCGCGAAACCCTCGGCGAACTCGGGATCGCCGACCTCGCCGGCCGGCTGCCCGGCGTCCTGCCCTACGGCGTGCGGAAACGCGTGGCGCTCGCGCGGGCGCTGGTGGCCGAACCCGACCTGCTGCTGCTCGACGAACCGGCGAGCGGGCTGTCGGCCACCGAGCTCGTCGAGCTGTCGACGTTGATCGTCTCGCTGCGGCGGCAGATGGCGGTCGTGCTCGTGGAACACCACATGGACCTGGTCATGGAGGTCTGCGACCAGGTCGTGGTGCTGAACTTCGGCGAGGTGATCGCGGCCGGCCCGCCGGCGCGGATCCAGGCCGACCCCCGGGTGGCCGAGGCCTACCTCGGCGACCCCGCCGAGGAGGTGTCCGGTGCTTGA
- a CDS encoding branched-chain amino acid ABC transporter permease, which translates to MSVRTEPVKTTATPVKQRRTLPPLLLHVLAALGALVVVVLLTLVTDEFTNLRIATIGYYLIAVAGLTLLTGLTGQVSLGHGAFMFIGAYTVALLVKHVPTFPLWADLLLASAAGGLAGLLAGAAAARLHGPYLAGATLALAVGLPALTRKFPDFLGGSNGLNFTVHSRPSAVVGVVPELRWQTWIVWLSVLLALVLVVNIVRGRLGRDFRAVRDDEVAAALSGIAVGRTKILAFLVSAVCGGLAGGLQAFLLGTAAPGSFTPALSLSLLAAVVLGGLGSLWGALWGAVALVYFQAWSEDLADVLHLNTDVANNLPLAVYGVILIVVVLAFPRGIQGGFEKLRGLLRRPAEKKENHENH; encoded by the coding sequence ATGAGCGTGCGCACGGAACCGGTGAAAACCACGGCAACGCCGGTGAAGCAGCGCCGCACGCTGCCGCCGCTGCTCCTCCACGTGCTCGCCGCGCTGGGCGCGCTCGTCGTGGTCGTGCTGCTGACCCTGGTCACCGACGAGTTCACCAACCTGCGGATCGCGACCATCGGCTACTACCTCATCGCGGTCGCCGGGCTGACCCTCCTGACCGGCCTCACCGGCCAGGTTTCCCTGGGCCACGGCGCGTTCATGTTCATCGGCGCCTACACGGTGGCGCTGCTGGTGAAGCACGTGCCGACGTTCCCGCTGTGGGCCGACCTGCTGCTGGCGTCGGCCGCGGGCGGGCTCGCCGGGCTGCTGGCGGGGGCCGCGGCGGCCCGGCTGCACGGCCCGTACCTCGCCGGGGCGACCCTCGCCCTGGCCGTCGGCCTGCCCGCACTGACCCGGAAGTTCCCCGACTTCCTCGGCGGCAGCAACGGGCTGAACTTCACCGTCCACAGCAGACCGTCCGCGGTGGTCGGCGTCGTCCCGGAACTGCGCTGGCAGACCTGGATCGTCTGGCTCAGCGTGCTGCTCGCGCTGGTGCTGGTGGTGAACATCGTCCGCGGCCGGCTCGGGCGGGACTTCCGCGCGGTCCGCGACGACGAGGTCGCCGCCGCGCTGAGCGGGATCGCCGTCGGGCGCACGAAGATCCTCGCGTTCCTGGTCAGCGCGGTCTGCGGCGGGCTCGCCGGTGGCCTGCAGGCGTTCCTGCTCGGCACCGCCGCGCCCGGCTCGTTCACCCCGGCGCTGTCGCTGAGCCTGCTGGCCGCGGTGGTGCTGGGCGGGCTCGGCTCGCTCTGGGGCGCGCTGTGGGGCGCGGTCGCCCTCGTGTACTTCCAGGCCTGGTCCGAGGACCTCGCCGACGTCCTGCACCTGAACACCGACGTGGCCAACAACCTGCCGCTCGCGGTGTACGGCGTGATCCTCATCGTCGTCGTGCTCGCCTTCCCGCGGGGCATCCAGGGCGGTTTCGAAAAGCTGCGCGGACTTCTCCGCCGACCCGCCGAAAAGAAGGAGAACCATGAGAACCACTAG
- a CDS encoding response regulator: MRVVIAEDDALLREGLSLLLKTAGIEVAAAVDNAEDFLAFVEHERPDAVVMDVRMPPTHRDEGLRAAVRAREIHPALPVLVLSAHVETSYAVELLADGVGGVGYLLKERVGKVERFLDALQRVAKGGTAMDPEVIGQLMARRRAADPLAALTAREREVLGLMAEGYNNSTIAELLVVSDGAVLKHIRNIFAKLGLPSDEGAGHRRVLAVLAYLGRDAG; this comes from the coding sequence ATGCGGGTCGTGATCGCCGAGGACGACGCGTTGCTGCGCGAAGGACTCTCCCTGTTGCTGAAGACGGCGGGCATCGAGGTGGCCGCCGCCGTGGACAACGCCGAGGACTTCCTGGCGTTCGTCGAGCACGAGCGGCCGGACGCGGTGGTGATGGACGTCCGCATGCCGCCGACCCACCGCGACGAGGGCCTGCGCGCGGCCGTCCGCGCCCGCGAGATCCACCCGGCGCTGCCGGTGCTGGTGCTGTCGGCGCACGTGGAGACGAGCTACGCGGTCGAGCTGCTCGCCGACGGCGTCGGCGGCGTGGGGTACCTGCTCAAGGAGCGCGTCGGCAAGGTCGAGCGGTTCCTGGACGCCCTGCAGCGCGTCGCCAAGGGCGGCACGGCGATGGACCCCGAGGTGATCGGGCAGCTGATGGCCCGCCGCCGCGCCGCGGACCCCCTGGCGGCGCTGACCGCCCGGGAGCGCGAGGTGCTGGGCCTGATGGCGGAGGGCTACAACAACAGCACGATCGCGGAGCTCCTGGTCGTCAGCGACGGCGCGGTGCTCAAGCACATCCGGAACATCTTCGCGAAGCTCGGCCTGCCGTCCGACGAGGGCGCGGGGCACCGCCGGGTGCTGGCGGTGCTGGCCTACCTCGGCCGGGACGCGGGGTAG